The following DNA comes from Pseudosulfitobacter pseudonitzschiae.
ATATCTTTATGTTCAAGCTCAGACGTATCGGTCAGGGTACAGTTACTCCGCTAAAGATCATTTAGAAAACCCGTCTGAAGAAATGGAAATGCACATTCTGCCACAACACGTATTTCTTGGAACTATCCAAGACGCCGGGCTAACTATTCTGGAAATTATGGAAGATGGCGCGGCGGGAGATTTACAATACACATCACAAACTGTTCTTGCACGCAAGAGATGAACTAGTGTTCCTCACCTGACATAGGATTCCCGAGATCTGGCAGATGACCCGTTGCGACGGTTAGCCTGATCAGATGGGGCATCCTTCCCGTCTTCATAGCCCAGATGTGCCGTCAGCTCAGCCCCCAGCATCCGTTCCATCAGCTTGATCTTGAGCTCTTTCATGGGCCCGGCATCGCCAAGCAAATCTTCAGGCCGCTCGCAGCCCTTCAGAAGTTCGTCCAACAGTTCCTTGGAAATCGTCATAGTCTTTGCTCCTCTCAGGAAGCATGGACCAGATCCCAGTTACACAGAAGACAGGACACTCTCTCATGGCATGGGCCGAAAAACGCAACATTCGGCTTGAATACATCCAACCCGGAAAGCCGCAGCAGAACGCCTATATCGAGCGCTACAATCGCACAGTTCGCGGTGAATGGTTGGGCCAATTTATCTTTGAAACCATCGAGGAGGCGCAAGACCAGGCAACGGAATGGCTCTGGACTTACAACAACGAGCGACCCAACATGGGCATTGGCGGCATCACACCCGCCATGAAACTGAAAACAGCCGCGTGAATTCTATGGCTGAGCCCCATTAAAAATGGGGGGATTACCGTTCAACACTTCACCATTCCAAAGAGAAACGCCGGCCCCGGGAGGCCGACGTTTCCGTCTTGAAGGATGCGACGGCTTCAACCGCCACTCCTTGTATCTTAGCTTACGAAGAAGATATCGCTAGCAGTCAGCGTGCCATTGATCCCCGTAAGGTCAATGATGTCGTCTTCGTCGCCGGTGTCAGTGAAGTTCGCACCATCCCAAGACGTGTCACCGTTGTAGTCGATCCGCAGCATTTTGTTTACATCGTCGTAGATCAGCGTCCCTTCGATGTTCGTTGCTGCTGTCCCTACACCACTCAAGAAGGTGCTGAAGGCAACAGCGGCGCCATCGTCACCGTTCGAGTACGGGATACCGGTGATCTCATCGTTGACGTCAGACGCATCCAACCGGATCAGGTCACCCTCTGATGCATCGAAATCGTTGATCGTCGCGATCGTGCTCGAAACATCTGCACCGTTGTAGATGTTGTCCAAGGCAAACGTATCAGCCCCACCGTTACCTGTCGCCACATTCACCGCCGTCAGATTATCAAACTCGATGATATCGTCCTGACCTTGACCAACGAGCGTACCGAGCAGAAGAACGGATGTAGCATCTCCATCAATAGTCCGGACATCGAACAGCGTCGCGTTTCCGGCATCTGCGCTGGTTGCGTTCCCAACACTATCCGTGAAGAGGCCTGCAGAGATATCGACGAGATCGCCGACACCGTTGCCCCAGCCATTGTCCAGAGCACCTTGCTCAGCACTGATATCGATCACGATTTGCGTATCGCTGGCTGACACGAACGTAGCTGCTACCAAGTTGTTGCCATCCACCGTGATTGCAGTGGGGTCGAATGTACCCGAGTTCGCATTGATCTCAGCTCCATCAAACGTACCATTCAGGATAAGTTGCTGGCTCTCCGAGTCCCAGGTTGCGAAATCGACACTGAACGCCGGCCCAGTTTGATCCACAACGAAATCAAAGCTGTCAGTCGCCGTATTGCCAGCCTGATCGGTTGCTGTTGCCACCGCTGTCCACGTGCCATCAGGACCAAAGATGTTGGCGATACTGCCAAGTGTAGTAATCGTTCCACCGGCAAGTGCCTGCGGCGTGAAACTACCGATTGAAACACCGCTCGGATTGAAGAGCTCTACGGTTACATTCTGGCCATCCTCGATATTGGTCCCCGTCACTGAGAAGGTCAACCCGCCGGCCTGATCTTCTGCGAGAGTGATAATATCGTCATCTACAATCTCACCACCGATACCCGTGACGGAAAGTGCGGCCTGTGTGTCCACTGTCACAACAGTGGCTGCAGACGCCGCGCTGACATTACCCGCCAAATCGGTCTGCACTGCGGTGAAGCTGTGCGCCCCATCCGCAAGAGCAGCGGTCGTGAAGGACCAGTTCCCCGAGCCATCCGCAGTGACCGTACCAAGAGACACCATATTATCGAAGATTTCAACAGACGCACCTGATTCGGCCGTACCGGTCAACGTTTGCGTGTTATCGTTGGTGAGGCCATCCGCGGTGGTACCGTTCGGACCAGCAGTGTCATCCGCCGCACTGACGATAACCGGTGCTGCAACAGTGGTATCGATCACCAAGTCTTGCGAAATCGCAGCGCTTTGCTGGACAGCGCCAAACTCATCAGTGACCGTCGCTTGCATGGTGTAAGTCCCGTCACCGCCCGTTACCGGCACGGAAATGTCGACATACCCATTGGCGATATCGGCTGCTGTGAGGACCGCATTGATGGTCGCTCCACCGTTCAATCCCGGCGGAAGTTGCAGATTGACGGTATCTCCAACACGGGCACCTGTACCATCGGTTGCATTGCTAAAGGACACACGCACCACAGGGTCAGTACCATCGGTGCCATCATCGCTCGTGATGAAATCCGAATTGGAAGCACCAGTGTCGTCGGTCACGGAAACAAACCCAGTCGGTGCATCCGGTACAACCGTATCGACCAGCTGGAAGTCACCACTTGCCATGCTGACCGTATCCGGCAGAAGGATCTGCAGATCCTGGCCGTTCAGGATGCCGTTGTCATCCAGATCGATCCAAAGCTCGCGGGTATCCTGCTGGAAGACCACGTCCGCTTCACCGTCACCCATGTTACCGGGGAGCGAGACAAGACCTTGAGCCGAACCGAAGTCGGCGGCATTACCAACGAACTCCAGCGAGATCGTGACACCACCTGCATCCTGAAGGACGGATTCTTCGATCACGATGTCATGGCTACCCGACACGAAGTTGTTCACGATGTCTTCCATCCCACCCAGAGAGTCGGAGCGATTGACATAGCGGATGTCATCCGCACCAGAAGCACCGTCTGGGCCACTATTGATGATGTCACGACCGCCGCCACCGGTGATGGTGTCGTTGCCCGTACCACCGTCGATGGTGTCATTGAAGTTCCCCGCACCTCCGAAGAGGACGTCGTCGTCTGCACCACCGGTGATGACGTCAGCACCGGTACCACCGTCGATGGTGTCGTTGCCGGCGCCGCCGTCGACAGTGTCGTTGCCGCCGTTAGAAACAACACTGTCGTTATCATCGCCGGTGAAGATGTTATCCGCACTGATGCCAGTCGTCAGAATATCCTTGGCACCGGTGCTGCCGACCTGACCATTATACGTGATTGCGGCGCCATAGTTGCCACCATTCACGACGAGGTTCTCGCCATCCCAGTTGCCGGTTCCATTTCTGCCGTCAGCGTTAATGGTCAATGCCGTCGGAGAAGCACCGCCCGTTCCAAGCTCTATAGTGTAGGTACCAGAGAAATCCTCGCCGACATTGATGATCTCAACGCCACGCATGCTCGAAAGATCAGCGGTTTGGCTGCTGCCGGACGTGAAGATATTCACAGTGTCCTGGTTGCCCGAGCCACCAGTCAGCGAGTCCGCCGCGGTGAAATCATCGAAGTCCGCGTTGAAAGTCAGCGTCGACGTCGATGCACCACCGTTAATCGTGTCGTTGCCACCTGTGAACAGGTTCACAACCAGGTCGTTGTCGAACGCTGCATCTAACACAACGTTGTCGTTACCCGCACCACCGTTGATGGTCACGATACCAGCTTCATCGGCTTCTGCACCGAGGGTTGCCACAACCTGGTTCACACCGGTCAGGACTTCCATGCTGGAGACGTTGGTAAAGTCGTCATCAATGAACGTGCCTGAAAGCTGGTTCAGCGTGTCCGTGCCAGTGTTGCCGTTGATGGTCGTCGACGACCCCATATCACCACCAGCGATAGAGAAGGTGTCGTTGTTGGCACCACCATCCCAGTTGATGTTGTTGTTGAGGCCGATGTTGTTCTTGGTGAAGTTGTCGACACCAGCGCCACCTATCACAGTGAAAGCGAAGTCAGCATCGACAGGGTTCCCACCACCAGCGATATTCACGTTCAGTGTATCATTCGCATCAGTCACGTTGGAGCTGTTGATCAGGATCGGAGTCACCGTGCCAACATTACCATCCTGGAAATTGATGGTGTGCGTGTCGGCATCAATACCCACCGTACGATCACCACTGCCTTCCATGATATAGTTCTCGATGGAAGTCACCGTGTCGAGGTCAACGTTGGCAACGATACCAGCGACCGGACCAGTCTGGTTCATCAGCTTCACAGAGTCCGAACCAGAACCACCGTTGATCGTGTCGGAGAAGTCCAGATCGGTGCCTTCCACCTCGATGACATCTGCACCACCGCCAGTGTTGACGTTGTCCGTGCCACCGGCCAGCAGGACCGTGTCGTTCCCACCACCGGTGTTGATATTCATATTGGCATTCGAATCGATCACCGTGAGGTCGTTGCCAAACGTTTGAGCATTGATTGTCGTGCCATTGAGTGCGACACCGGAGGCATCAACAACCTGGATACCAGCTGCTGCGGCATTGGAACCCAAGTTGAGCGTACCACCACCTGCAGTGTCGATCACCCGCAGGGTCTCGATGCCACTCACATTGGCGAAGGCCGCGTCATTCAGCGTACCACCGTTCAGATCCACAACCAGGATGTCGCCGAGCTGAGTAGTGCTGCTGATATTGCCAGCCGTGTTCTCCGTGACATCGACCGGACGGTTGTCACCACCTTCGATCTGATCACCTGCATCGAGGAAGGTCCCCATGTTGATGATGTCATTGCTGGCACCACCAGTAACCTGGATATCCTCGTCGACGGTGTTGTTGAAGTTGACGAAGAGTTCTTCGCCAAGATCCAGGTCGGAACCATCGATATGGATACGCGGATTACCACCGTTGCTGAGAACACCATCGTGCGAGGTATTTGTACCGTCGGCGTTGGTGAAATTGTTCGGCGCAGTGCCATCACCAATATTGACCGTAAGGTCCGCACCATTGGCGACACCGGCATCTTCCGCTTTCAGCGTCTGAATACCAACGATATTGGCCCCGAGATTTGCTGTGCCGCGTCCACGGGCAACGATGGCGTCATTCCCGCCATCCCCGTCAATCGTGTCGTTGAGGTTGATGTTGTCAGGGTCGCCGATGAACTCGTCGTTCCCAGCACCGCCAATCAGATTATCGGCTCCGCCGGCAAAGAAAATGTCATCATCGCCAGCCGAACCGATGATCGTATCGCTGTTGTTGCTGTCGATAACATTCATCTTCTCGTCCAGCGTCGAGAAGTCCAGGTTCAGGGAGCCACCCGAGGAACGACCGTCAACAGTCGTCTCGGCACCACCGCCACCAACACGAGCGTCATGTTCGTTTTCGAACACGGAATTATTGCCAATGGTAAAGGTATGCGTTCCGGTACCATCCAGCTCAATGTTTTCAAACTCCTGCACGAAGTTCAGGCCATTTACGTCGCCGCTCGACCCGCCAACCAAGAACAGGTTGTCGAAGTCGTCGCCACCGCGCAGCTGATCAACAAGGTTCAGAGCGCCACCGTTTTCATCGGTACCATCCAAAACTTGAACCAC
Coding sequences within:
- a CDS encoding tandem-95 repeat protein, with the protein product MAFNIGSLTAAQQIQLIYTAYFGRAAEPNGFGFWTPLLEENLDGDADGVPGFSFTEIADLFFNQPETRKVYDLEPGVTNTADLPNTIDFLQDVYINLFGRFPDPEGVNFWGNVLESGTFTIGEVIVKIVEGAQAADEQALLNRIEAGLDWKDAAEAFGVDNVDPVNPDPNYDAAVNALNGVTSDPQTLVDAKTATDEFFNEVPTAANESDSVLEDNVLNGDVSDKTDDADGDTLTHTVEPGDGPSNGTVTMNPDGTYTYTPNANYNGADSFTYTVDDGKGGTDAGTVFLTVTAVNDDPLAQTGIVSTTNEDTAVNGSVSSTDVDGGAPSYSVFSDPANGSVTMNPDGSYTYTPNANFNGTDTFTYAVDDGNGGTDTETVTVTVNPVNDAPVAAGTTPTTNEDTVLNASVTATDVDGDALTFALAAQAGNGTVVMNPDGTYTYTPNANFNGTDSFTYSVSDGNGGTDTATVSITVNPVNDLPVPSAQSVTTFEDVALQGAVSATDADGDVLTFSVEAGDGPSNGTLVMQANGSYIYTPNADYNGADSFTYTVTDGNGAPQTATVTIDVTPVADVLTPNTDTLNGGANDDTYLGADSRDGIGGQNELNAGDSINGAGGNNTLVFNTSGAILGGNRNYSAFTLMNVQNFQHTNDSDETTIFDMSSSNGVQTYINKNSTDDVVWNFANLNPDMDGDSRPEVNLIVDNLTGGSDTSLDIRNGDFGAFPNAEVNLTVLDSDTNLTDAGDINIDTQVNTIDLDTGAANGSVVSIADLNSGNTFLNIATENALVIGDPDGDVGITGATGSREISGFENPLSSTVTQIDASASTAPVLASARNAGGNVTFQGGQAGDIFEGGEGTNDTLIGNGGADILDGHTGNDNLQGGSGNDTLLGNAGNDIISGGDNNDVIDGGDGSDNISGDDGNDTIHTGAAAASGNSSVGTTGTDDEIVDAGSGNDNVTTVVQVLDGTDENGGALNLVDQLRGGDDFDNLFLVGGSSGDVNGLNFVQEFENIELDGTGTHTFTIGNNSVFENEHDARVGGGGAETTVDGRSSGGSLNLDFSTLDEKMNVIDSNNSDTIIGSAGDDDIFFAGGADNLIGGAGNDEFIGDPDNINLNDTIDGDGGNDAIVARGRGTANLGANIVGIQTLKAEDAGVANGADLTVNIGDGTAPNNFTNADGTNTSHDGVLSNGGNPRIHIDGSDLDLGEELFVNFNNTVDEDIQVTGGASNDIINMGTFLDAGDQIEGGDNRPVDVTENTAGNISSTTQLGDILVVDLNGGTLNDAAFANVSGIETLRVIDTAGGGTLNLGSNAAAAGIQVVDASGVALNGTTINAQTFGNDLTVIDSNANMNINTGGGNDTVLLAGGTDNVNTGGGADVIEVEGTDLDFSDTINGGSGSDSVKLMNQTGPVAGIVANVDLDTVTSIENYIMEGSGDRTVGIDADTHTINFQDGNVGTVTPILINSSNVTDANDTLNVNIAGGGNPVDADFAFTVIGGAGVDNFTKNNIGLNNNINWDGGANNDTFSIAGGDMGSSTTINGNTGTDTLNQLSGTFIDDDFTNVSSMEVLTGVNQVVATLGAEADEAGIVTINGGAGNDNVVLDAAFDNDLVVNLFTGGNDTINGGASTSTLTFNADFDDFTAADSLTGGSGNQDTVNIFTSGSSQTADLSSMRGVEIINVGEDFSGTYTIELGTGGASPTALTINADGRNGTGNWDGENLVVNGGNYGAAITYNGQVGSTGAKDILTTGISADNIFTGDDNDSVVSNGGNDTVDGGAGNDTIDGGTGADVITGGADDDVLFGGAGNFNDTIDGGTGNDTITGGGGRDIINSGPDGASGADDIRYVNRSDSLGGMEDIVNNFVSGSHDIVIEESVLQDAGGVTISLEFVGNAADFGSAQGLVSLPGNMGDGEADVVFQQDTRELWIDLDDNGILNGQDLQILLPDTVSMASGDFQLVDTVVPDAPTGFVSVTDDTGASNSDFITSDDGTDGTDPVVRVSFSNATDGTGARVGDTVNLQLPPGLNGGATINAVLTAADIANGYVDISVPVTGGDGTYTMQATVTDEFGAVQQSAAISQDLVIDTTVAAPVIVSAADDTAGPNGTTADGLTNDNTQTLTGTAESGASVEIFDNMVSLGTVTADGSGNWSFTTAALADGAHSFTAVQTDLAGNVSAASAATVVTVDTQAALSVTGIGGEIVDDDIITLAEDQAGGLTFSVTGTNIEDGQNVTVELFNPSGVSIGSFTPQALAGGTITTLGSIANIFGPDGTWTAVATATDQAGNTATDSFDFVVDQTGPAFSVDFATWDSESQQLILNGTFDGAEINANSGTFDPTAITVDGNNLVAATFVSASDTQIVIDISAEQGALDNGWGNGVGDLVDISAGLFTDSVGNATSADAGNATLFDVRTIDGDATSVLLLGTLVGQGQDDIIEFDNLTAVNVATGNGGADTFALDNIYNGADVSSTIATINDFDASEGDLIRLDASDVNDEITGIPYSNGDDGAAVAFSTFLSGVGTAATNIEGTLIYDDVNKMLRIDYNGDTSWDGANFTDTGDEDDIIDLTGINGTLTASDIFFVS